In Paenibacillus segetis, the genomic window TTGGCCAATCAATTAGTTGAGAAGCCAGCAGTAGACAAATCGCCTTCAAATCTTGCTATCATGGGTAGATATATTTTAACTCCGGCTATATTCGGTATACTTGAGGAACAGCGTGCAGGTGTGCATGGTGAGATCCAACTAACGGATGCGATCTCCCGTCTGAGAGAGACGCAGCGGATTATTGCCTATAACTTCTCAGGACTCCGACATGATGTTGGGGAAAAGCTCGGATTCATAGAAACAAGCATTCATTATGCGCTGCAGAATAGTGAGCTAAGGGATCAGTTGCTAGAATACATGACACGGATTGTTGAGAGTGAACAACATAAGGAGCACAAAAAAACGACCTCTCGGTGAGAGGTCGTTTTTTTGTGTGTGGTTATTGTAATTCAGTTCTTTTTGACCCTCCTATCAATATTAAATAACTTATATCTTCATATCGTATTCTTCTTTGTCGGGGCGAAGTGTAAATCACTGAGGTTGAAGAATGCATATATTGAATGAGGAGAGCTTACTTGATTTCATGTTGATCGATGAATAGTTCAGTTGGCTCCAGATAAAATGGGGAGGATTTGAAGTGAAGTTAACTCCTTTAAAGTTAGAGGGCGCTAGTTTATTGGAGCCAATAACTCATGGTGATCACCGGGGCTATTTTATGGAGAGTTATAATGAAGAAGTTCTGAAACAACTCGGAATTCACTACAATTTTATTCAGGATAATCAATCTCTGTCCGCCGAAGCTGGTATATTACGTGGCTTACATTATCAATTGAATCCCAAAGCCCAAACAAAGTTAATTAGGGTACTTTCAGGTTCTATTTATGATGTAATTTTGGATATTCGCCATAGTTCACGAACCTTTGGTCATTGGGTTGGGGTCATTCTCAGCGAACATAACAAACGTCAATTATTAGTGCCACAAGGTTTTGCCCACGGATTTTGCACCCTCGTGCCCAATACACAGGTTTTTTACAAAGTTGACGAATACTATTCTCCTGAGCATGACCGAGGTATATTATGGAGTGATCCATCCTTAAAAATTGATTGGCCAGTTAGTGATCCTGTACTGTCAGATAAAGATAAATGTTATCCGACACTTGAGCAAGCAGAATTGAATTTTGACTAGGAGGTGCTTCTAATACTATGAAACTGCTTGTTACGGGTGGTGCCGGATTTATCGGTAGCAATTTCGTGCTATATATGTTGAAGCAACATCCAGATTATCAAATTGTTAACGTGGATGCTCTTACCTATGCAGGTAATCTAGAAAATTTAAAATCGATTAAGCATGAATCGAATTATACCTTTGTCAAAGCAGATATTACAGACGCGAATGCAATAGAAGAGTTGTTTATCCAAGGTGTTGATGTTGTCGTTAACTTTGCAGCTGAGTCGCATGTCGATCGAAGCATTCTGGATCCGGAAGTGTTCGTGAAGACGAATGTGCTTGGAACACAGGTGCTATTAGATGCTTCGCGGAGACATAAAGTGGGTAAATTTCTACAGGTATCAACGGATGAGGTATATGGGACATTGGGGCAGACAGGATTATTTTCAGAGCAAACTCCGCTTGCACCTAATAGCCCTTATTCAGCCAGCAAAGCCGGGGGGGATTTAATGGTCCGTGCTTACCACGAGACGTTTGGTCTTCCGGTGAATATTACACGTTGCTCAAATAACTATGGCCCGTATCAATTTCCAGAGAAGCTTATTCCTCTGATGATTTCTAAGGCTTTGGGTGATGAACCTCTACCAGTGTATGGTGATGGTTTAAATATTCGTGATTGGTTATATGTAGAAGACCATTGCCATGCAATTGATCTCGTTATTCATCAAGGCAGAAATGGCGAGGTGTATAACATTGGCGGAAACAATGAACGGACTAACATCCACATTGTGCAGGCAATTTTAGAGGAGCTGGGGAAACCGCAATCTCTCATTACCTACGTCCCTGATCGTCTAGGTCATGACCGACGGTATGGTATTGATCCTTCTAAGGTAATGGACGAACTTGGGTGGAAACCGAAGTATTCTTTTGAGATAGGAATTAAGGAGACGATTTCTTGGTTTTTGGAACATCAAGATTGGTGGATGCGAATCCAAACAG contains:
- the rfbB gene encoding dTDP-glucose 4,6-dehydratase, with amino-acid sequence MKLLVTGGAGFIGSNFVLYMLKQHPDYQIVNVDALTYAGNLENLKSIKHESNYTFVKADITDANAIEELFIQGVDVVVNFAAESHVDRSILDPEVFVKTNVLGTQVLLDASRRHKVGKFLQVSTDEVYGTLGQTGLFSEQTPLAPNSPYSASKAGGDLMVRAYHETFGLPVNITRCSNNYGPYQFPEKLIPLMISKALGDEPLPVYGDGLNIRDWLYVEDHCHAIDLVIHQGRNGEVYNIGGNNERTNIHIVQAILEELGKPQSLITYVPDRLGHDRRYGIDPSKVMDELGWKPKYSFEIGIKETISWFLEHQDWWMRIQTGEYKEYNSKQYSGCPGDHS
- the rfbC gene encoding dTDP-4-dehydrorhamnose 3,5-epimerase, producing the protein MKLTPLKLEGASLLEPITHGDHRGYFMESYNEEVLKQLGIHYNFIQDNQSLSAEAGILRGLHYQLNPKAQTKLIRVLSGSIYDVILDIRHSSRTFGHWVGVILSEHNKRQLLVPQGFAHGFCTLVPNTQVFYKVDEYYSPEHDRGILWSDPSLKIDWPVSDPVLSDKDKCYPTLEQAELNFD